The following proteins come from a genomic window of Hymenobacter canadensis:
- a CDS encoding TonB-dependent receptor plug domain-containing protein: MKTTLPLRLQHLALGAAAASMAAISLAFQTPADPAGRLVERLLAFYTDAQPEISYLHLNQAAYAAGETVWFKAYVADARHHQLDSLSRVLYVDVVSPSGRRVLLRRTLALRGGLAHGDLALPDTLAQGIYTVRAYTHWMRNTSEQLFFSRRVPVWQVAPPAPDAASASAGKPTPARRSVTRPAAPARPDVQFFPEGGDYVAGLATVVGVKALDATGTGLAVRGDILDDQNQVQASFSTPALGMSSFNFTPAAGRRYHARVALPAGTTADYPLPVAQPSGWVMNTREIGNSFKVFIRHQPAAGAPAGPVGLRLLAHVRGVPVYVGEGQIQGNEIFAATLPKGKMPAGVLHITLFDDQQVSRAERLAFVPDANPLRITVRPNKPVYGPREAVTVDVDVRTGAGAPTAAELSLAVATDGGLPATATTDATIESQLLLTSELKGYVENPGYYFRNPTSDTRLALDQLLLTQGWSRFVWRELVASNASPVAAYQFMTEQNLTLGGRLVRANQKPVPNGNVTLFQQAEKSISAGQSNADGQFLFTGFPGQDSARVLVQARTEKGGSNVLIQLNELWPLPAKPLPLPLLAPAAAQPEVAAYAQRSRRQQVLEQQYRPDSSRSIMLRNVTVKGSRPTPPPRDPRSIHGTADNVLTLRDIPLADTYSDIFQLMQGRVAGVQITRTGFSYNVQIRGISSFSGSSQPLFLLDGMPLSDIDGLVGIPPTIVERIEVLKGASAAIYGSRGGNGVIAVFTKRGNPDYNYSKEPAAGVAVRQLPAYHRAREFYAPRYEKAPAANRPDPRATTLYWLPRLAVPASGTARFTFYTADQGGTFRVSAEGIGATGQPAVGSSSLSVSDR; encoded by the coding sequence GTGAAAACTACTTTACCTCTCCGCCTGCAGCATTTAGCCCTGGGCGCTGCCGCTGCTTCCATGGCCGCCATTAGTCTGGCTTTCCAAACCCCTGCTGACCCTGCCGGGCGCCTCGTGGAGCGGCTGCTGGCTTTCTATACCGATGCTCAGCCCGAAATCAGCTATCTGCACCTCAACCAGGCCGCATATGCCGCCGGCGAAACCGTATGGTTTAAGGCCTACGTGGCCGATGCCCGGCATCACCAGCTCGACTCGCTCAGCCGGGTGCTGTACGTGGATGTAGTCAGCCCCTCGGGGCGGCGGGTGCTGCTGCGCCGCACGTTGGCCCTGCGCGGCGGCCTTGCACACGGCGACCTAGCCCTGCCCGATACGCTGGCGCAAGGCATATACACGGTGCGCGCCTACACCCACTGGATGCGTAATACCAGCGAGCAGCTGTTTTTCTCGCGCCGCGTGCCCGTGTGGCAGGTGGCGCCGCCCGCTCCCGACGCGGCCAGTGCCTCAGCCGGCAAGCCCACTCCCGCCCGCCGCAGCGTAACCCGTCCGGCAGCCCCGGCCCGGCCCGACGTGCAGTTTTTTCCGGAAGGAGGCGACTATGTGGCCGGCCTAGCCACGGTGGTAGGGGTGAAGGCCCTTGATGCCACCGGCACCGGCCTGGCCGTGCGCGGTGACATTCTCGACGACCAGAACCAAGTGCAGGCCAGCTTCAGCACGCCCGCGCTGGGCATGAGTTCCTTTAACTTCACGCCGGCCGCCGGCCGCCGCTACCACGCCCGCGTGGCGCTGCCCGCCGGTACCACCGCCGACTACCCGCTGCCTGTGGCCCAGCCCAGTGGCTGGGTGATGAACACGCGCGAAATCGGCAACTCGTTTAAAGTATTTATTCGCCACCAGCCGGCAGCGGGGGCGCCGGCCGGGCCGGTGGGTCTGCGGCTGCTGGCGCATGTGCGCGGCGTACCCGTGTACGTGGGCGAGGGGCAGATTCAGGGTAATGAAATATTCGCGGCTACCCTGCCCAAAGGCAAAATGCCCGCCGGCGTGCTGCACATAACGCTCTTCGACGACCAGCAAGTGTCCCGCGCCGAGCGGCTGGCATTCGTGCCCGATGCTAACCCCCTGCGCATCACTGTGCGTCCCAACAAACCCGTCTACGGCCCGCGCGAAGCCGTGACCGTAGACGTAGACGTGCGCACCGGCGCCGGCGCCCCGACCGCCGCCGAGCTGTCGTTGGCCGTGGCCACGGATGGCGGCCTGCCCGCCACCGCCACCACCGACGCCACTATCGAGTCGCAGTTGCTGTTGACCTCGGAGCTGAAAGGCTACGTCGAAAATCCCGGCTACTACTTCCGCAACCCTACGTCCGACACGCGCCTCGCCCTCGACCAGCTGCTGCTTACGCAGGGCTGGAGCCGCTTTGTGTGGCGCGAGCTGGTGGCTTCCAACGCCTCGCCTGTGGCCGCGTATCAGTTTATGACCGAGCAGAACCTTACGCTGGGCGGCCGGCTGGTGCGCGCCAACCAGAAACCTGTGCCCAATGGTAACGTCACGCTGTTTCAGCAGGCCGAAAAAAGCATCAGCGCCGGGCAATCCAACGCCGACGGACAGTTCCTGTTTACTGGCTTTCCCGGGCAGGATTCGGCCAGGGTGCTGGTGCAGGCCCGCACCGAGAAAGGCGGCAGCAATGTTCTGATTCAACTCAACGAGCTGTGGCCGCTGCCGGCTAAACCATTGCCGCTGCCTCTACTGGCACCTGCTGCCGCCCAGCCCGAAGTAGCTGCCTACGCCCAGCGCAGCCGCCGCCAGCAGGTGCTCGAACAGCAATACCGCCCAGATTCCAGCCGCAGTATTATGCTTCGCAACGTGACCGTGAAAGGCAGCCGCCCCACGCCGCCCCCGCGCGACCCCCGCTCCATCCACGGCACCGCCGACAACGTACTGACCTTGCGCGACATTCCGCTGGCTGACACGTATTCCGATATTTTTCAGCTGATGCAGGGCCGCGTGGCGGGCGTGCAGATAACGCGTACCGGCTTCTCCTACAACGTCCAGATCCGGGGCATCTCCAGCTTTTCGGGCTCTAGTCAGCCCTTGTTTCTGCTCGATGGTATGCCGCTTTCGGATATTGATGGGCTGGTGGGAATTCCGCCCACGATTGTGGAGCGCATTGAAGTACTGAAAGGGGCGTCGGCTGCTATTTATGGTAGCCGCGGCGGCAATGGCGTCATTGCCGTATTCACCAAGCGCGGCAACCCCGACTACAACTACAGCAAGGAGCCTGCTGCAGGCGTGGCAGTGCGCCAACTGCCGGCCTATCACCGCGCCCGCGAGTTCTACGCGCCCCGCTACGAAAAAGCCCCGGCCGCCAACCGCCCCGACCCGCGTGCCACTACGCTCTACTGGCTGCCGCGCCTAGCCGTGCCGGCCTCCGGCACGGCCCGCTTCACGTTCTATACCGCCGACCAAGGCGGCACTTTCCGCGTCAGCGCCGAAGGTATTGGGGCCACTGGCCAGCCGGCGGTGGGCAGTTCTTCGCTCTCGGTGTCGGACCGGTAA
- a CDS encoding YdeI/OmpD-associated family protein encodes METAHTFQAQLEPGGPSFMPTQIVVVPPLVLEALGGKATKRVMGTVNGHAVRLGLLLLPGGGRYLMLSKDLCRAAGIQLGQHLTISLAPDPQPDYVELPAELAEALETWPEAEASFARHSGSMRRAMARHVATAKQTETRARRAVELIERLALNGHPFRK; translated from the coding sequence ATGGAAACCGCCCACACCTTTCAGGCGCAGCTGGAGCCCGGCGGCCCCAGCTTTATGCCTACCCAGATAGTGGTAGTGCCGCCGCTGGTGCTGGAGGCGCTGGGAGGCAAGGCCACGAAGCGCGTGATGGGCACCGTGAACGGCCACGCCGTACGGCTAGGGCTGCTGCTGCTACCCGGCGGCGGCCGTTACCTGATGCTCAGCAAAGACCTGTGCCGGGCCGCGGGCATTCAGCTGGGCCAGCACCTCACCATCAGCCTCGCCCCCGACCCGCAACCCGACTATGTAGAGCTGCCCGCCGAGCTGGCCGAAGCCCTGGAAACCTGGCCGGAAGCAGAGGCCAGCTTCGCCAGGCACTCGGGCAGCATGCGCCGCGCCATGGCCCGCCACGTAGCCACCGCCAAACAGACCGAAACCCGCGCCCGCCGCGCCGTGGAGCTAATCGAGCGGCTGGCCCTGAACGGGCACCCGTTCCGGAAGTAA